TGGAGAACCAGGCGGGGCTCGTCGAGCGGGTCCACTCCTCCCTCGCAGGTGAGGTCAAGCGCCGACAGCAGGCGTTGAAGGACGCGGGGAACGTCGCCGACATCGGGGACTACGCGGCCCTGCGGGCCGAGAAGCGGCCGGACCTCGACCCGTTGCCGCACCTGTTCGTGGTGATCGACGAGTTCGGTGAACTGCTCACCGCCAAGCCGGACTTCATCGACCTGTTCCTCTCGGTCGGCCGCATCGGCCGGTCCATCGGCGTCCACCTCCTCCTCTCCAGCCAGCGCATCGAGGGCGGCAAGCTCAAGGGGCTGGACACTTACCTCTCGTACCGGCTCGGGCTGCGGACCTTCTCCGCCGACGAGTCACGTACGGTGCTGGACACCACGGACGCCTTCCACCTCCCTCCGCTGCCCGGCTTCGGCTATCTGAAGGTCGACACGAGCCACTACGCCCGCTTCAAGGCCGGTTACGTGTCCGGGGGTTACCGCGGTCCGGTGCGCAGGACCGCGGCCGAGGAGACCGGCCCGCTCGCGCTGCCGTACGAGGCGTTCAACACCCTGGCCGGACCGGACGAGGTGCGGCACACCGCGGAACCGGCCTCGCGCCGCCGCGAGACGGGCCCGACGGAACTCGGCGTCATGGTAGACCAGTTGACCGGCACCGCACCGCCCGTACGAAGCATCTGGCTGCCCCCGCTGCCGACCGCCACCGCCCTGGACACCGTCGCGGGACCGCTGGACATCGGCCCGCGCGGCATGCGGCTCGCGGGGGCCGGATCATCGGGCAGGCCCCTGCGCGTCCCGGTCGGCCTCCTCGACGACCCGGCCAGGCAGTGGCAGGGCCAGTGGTTCCTGGACCTCACGGTGGCGGGCGGCCACGCGGCCGTGATCGGCGGCCCGCAGTCCGGGAAGACGACGCTCCTGCGCTCCCTCGTCCTCTCCCTCGCCCTGACCCACACCCCGCGCGAGGTCGGCGTCTACGGCCTCGACCTCGTCGGCGGCGGTCTCCAGGCGCTCTCGGGGCTCCCGCACGTCGGCGGCATCGCGGGCCGCGCAGACCGGGAGCGGGCGGCCCGCACCGTCGAGGAGGTCCGCACCATGCTCGCGCTTCGCGAAGACCTCTTCCGGGAGCACGGCATCGACTCGGTCGAGCAGCTGCGCACCCTGCACGCGGCCGGCCGGCTGCCCGAGCTGGCGTCGGCCGAGATCCTGCTCGTCATCGACGGATTCGGCGCGCTGCGCGACGACTTCGACGAGCTGGACGACGCGATCGCCGACATCCTCAAGCGCGGTGGCGGTTACGGCGTCCACGTGGTCGCGGGCATGCTGCGCTGGAACGACGTACGGATCGCCACCCAGTCGAACTTCGGCACCCGCGTCGAGCTCCGGCTGAACGACCCCAGCGAGTCCAGCATCGACCGCAAGCTCGCCGAGACCCTGTCGCCCGACGAGCCCGGCCGCGTCCTCACCGACGGCAAGCTCTTCGCCCAGGTGGCCCTCCCGCGTACGGACGGGGTCGCGGACACGGCGGATCTCGGGGCGGTTCTGGAACGCACGGCTCGCTCGGTGCGGGCCACTTGGAGCGGCGAAGTGGCACAGCCCGTCAGGGTGTTGCCGCACATTCTGGAGCCCCACTCGCTGCCGGGCCCGGCAGCAGAGCCCACCCGCGTACCGATCGGGCTCGACCAGTCGGCGCTCGCGCCCGTAACGCTCGACCTGTTCCAGCACGACCAGCACCTGTTGGTGCTGGGGGACAGTGAATGCGGCAAGACGAACCTGCTGCGGACCGTGGCGCACGGCCTCGTCGACCGTTACGGCGAGGACGAGTTGGTGTTCGCGGTGATGGACCCGCGGCGCTCGCTGCGCGGCGTGGTCCCGGAGGAGTTCAACGGGGGATATGCCTACAACCCCAAGCTGTGCATGGGCCTTTCGACGGGCATCGCCACCGAGCTGGAGAAGCGGCTGCCCGACGAGAACGCCCGCCTGGAGGACCTGGAGCCCGGCAACTGGGGCAAGGGGCCGCGGATCGTCGTGCTGGTCGACGACTACGACGTCCTCACGACCGCCGGACAGTCCCCGCTGGCAGCGTTCCTCCCGTACATCCCCTCGGCGGTCGACATCGGCCTCCACTTCGTCCTGACGCGCCGGGTCGCCGGTGCGTCACGGGGTATGTACGAGCCACTGGTGCAGGGGCTGCGGGAGTCGGGCGCCTCGGCGCTGCTGATGACGGGCGACCGCAGCGAGGGGCAGCTGTTCCCGGGCGTCTACGCCTCCCAACAGGCTCCGGGCCGAGGTGTGTTCGTCCGCAGAGGGCAGCCCAATCGCCTGATCCAGACGGTGTACGCGCCGAGATGACGTGCCCCGCCGCCGGGACCACGACCGCCCACCACCGACCCAGAACCACGAAGGACCGGACGACCACCCCATGACCAAGGACGTCATCGCCCTCACCTCCAAGATGCCCGACCCGTGGGCCGTACTGGCGGGCCTGCTCTCCGGCGGCTCGGACAAGCTGGTGGGCGCCCGCGGGGAGGGCGCGGTGATCCAGCTCTGCGACCCCGAGGGCCGGCCGCTCGTCTCCGTGGAGGCGCCGCTGCTGGTCTCTGTCGAGGGCGAGGCCGAGCGGCTGCTCGGGACCACGGCGCCCCCGGTCCCGTACTGGTGGACGGAGGCACGGGCGACCACGGGCGTCGCGGAGGCGGAAGCGCTCGCGGGCACGTTCGCGGCCCGGCTCGCCTCACTGGTGGGCGGCTCCGCCTGGCCTCCGGACGCGGCCGGCTCGCTCGCCGTGGTCAGGACGGACGGCGTGGGCGTCGCGCCGGAGCCCGCCGCCGCGCAGCCCGCGATCGACGTCCTCACCGAGCGGGTCGCGGTCGTCATCCAGGACCGCCCGGTGGTGGCGATGACGGCATGGCTCTCCGACGCGTTCCGGGCGGCGGCCGAGGCGGGCCTCGGGCTCCAGATCGTCAGCCCGGCGGGTGCCACGCTCTCCCCCGCCGTACAGGACACTCTGGGCGGCTGGCCGTCGCGCTGGATCGTGCGGGACGAGCGGGACGGTTACTACGACGGCCTCACCGGCGCCGTGCTCCGCTGGCAGGACGGCATGTTCGCCCCGGTCGCCTCGCCCGACGCGACGGAGGACGACCCGCGCACTCCGGTGGCGGCCACCTTCCAGGAGGTCCACGACACCGGCGAACGCCAACTCGCCCTGACCTTCCGCATGGTGCACCCGGCGGACGACCGGCTGGTGCTGGGCGGCGGGCTGGAGACGGTGTGGCGGGAGCTGACGGGCGCACCGCCGGCCGGCTGGGGCACGTCGGAGCCGGCGACCCTTCCGTGGTCGCCCCGTCGGCTGACCGATATGGCGCACGAGCGGGCACCGGAGCCGACCTGGTTCGTCGTCGTCGGCAACCGGGACCGGCCGGGCATCGCCACCGTGCGGATCACGCGTACGGAGGCGGGGGTGGAGGAACACGTCACGCTCGCGTTCGGCTACGGCTCCGGCTCCGGCGAGGAACTGCCCCTGGACGCCCTGCCCGCCGCCGCCGAGGCGCTCGCCACCCGCCACCACCTCCAGTCGATGCTCGTACAGCTTCGCAAAGCGCGACGCGATGTGGCCGTTCCGCCGCGCTTCGAGGGACCCGGGGTTCCGCTGGCCTTCGTGCTCGGCGCGGAGGAGGTCCGCACGCTGCCGGGAGACCGGGCCCGCCGCACACCGCTGGCCGAACAGCCGGTGACGCTGGGCCCGAGGACCCGGCCGGCGCTGTACTACCCGCTGCCGGGCGACCCTTCGGACCTGTCGGGCTGGCAGGAGTACGAACGGCTGATGCGCCACCTCAAGGGTGCGTAGGACGAGGTGTTCGATGTCATGGGTTGGCCATAACTCCACTCTGGCCGATTGCAGATTGCAGTCGTGACGCAAGGATTGATAGACATGAATCCGAACACTCATGCGTTCGTTCGAGGTGTTGGGGGAAGACGATGAAGTTCGACATGGGGACCTCGGTCCTTTCCACGCTGATCTCGCATTCACAGGGCGCGAGCACGGACCTGGGGACGCTGATCCGGCAGCTCATCGCGGCGGCTGAGCCGCTGGAGGGCAAGTTCAACGGAGCGGGGAAGGTCGCGTTCGACGACTTCAAGAACCGCTCCGACGAGATCACCGCGGCGCTCAACGCCTCGCTGTCCGGGATCCTGGGCGGCCAGGCCGGGATGGACGCGGCGTTCGGCTCGGGCGACCAGGAGCAGGGCGAGAACGCCAAGACGCAGATGGCTTCGGCCAATTTCGACGCGGCGCGTTTCGGCGGCCGTTGAGCCTGCCGGACCACAGAATTTCGGATTTCACCACGGGGAGTGATGGTTGATGGGCAGCACGGACCGGCGTTCGTACGACACGGGCG
This DNA window, taken from Streptomyces griseus subsp. griseus, encodes the following:
- the eccCa gene encoding type VII secretion protein EccCa, whose protein sequence is MSTRLIHRPARTTRPPAASTPRTIEAPPNLPEGKAGNIAMSLLPVAGVMSSVVMMTVVRNSQFAALGALILVVTVIGSVALLFSQRGKAQRTRRTQREAYLSYVEDLREELSAEERERRERADVLNPPPYALYDIVRDPARLWERRRVDDDFLRVRVGTGEMPVRDLQIAEPGSSVLTPPDLFMLNEASALVKRFRNGTELPLTVPLDRIGNVSVIGPREDCLRVARALIVQTAALHAPDDVAIALAAPGDRMGDWEWAKWLPHLLDTEQSDGPVAARRIAPSAPQLARQLGPELRRRASYAAEVRRGLAGRDALSLNSRLVVVTDGHGDDAVDLPRPDDAVGLSEMGVTVLHLLEQRVQEPGQVSVRITVDGTDVAIEDLRAPEPLEAHGTVDEAGIPFAEGLARMLAPLRLSAESLADAPLSGPVEFAAMLGIDDVARLDLDRLWAPRGERAFLRVPIGISDSHEPVLLDLKESSELGMGPHGLCVGATGSGKSELLRTLVLALVTTHPPEDLALVLVDYKGGATFAPFADLPHVAGVITNLENQAGLVERVHSSLAGEVKRRQQALKDAGNVADIGDYAALRAEKRPDLDPLPHLFVVIDEFGELLTAKPDFIDLFLSVGRIGRSIGVHLLLSSQRIEGGKLKGLDTYLSYRLGLRTFSADESRTVLDTTDAFHLPPLPGFGYLKVDTSHYARFKAGYVSGGYRGPVRRTAAEETGPLALPYEAFNTLAGPDEVRHTAEPASRRRETGPTELGVMVDQLTGTAPPVRSIWLPPLPTATALDTVAGPLDIGPRGMRLAGAGSSGRPLRVPVGLLDDPARQWQGQWFLDLTVAGGHAAVIGGPQSGKTTLLRSLVLSLALTHTPREVGVYGLDLVGGGLQALSGLPHVGGIAGRADRERAARTVEEVRTMLALREDLFREHGIDSVEQLRTLHAAGRLPELASAEILLVIDGFGALRDDFDELDDAIADILKRGGGYGVHVVAGMLRWNDVRIATQSNFGTRVELRLNDPSESSIDRKLAETLSPDEPGRVLTDGKLFAQVALPRTDGVADTADLGAVLERTARSVRATWSGEVAQPVRVLPHILEPHSLPGPAAEPTRVPIGLDQSALAPVTLDLFQHDQHLLVLGDSECGKTNLLRTVAHGLVDRYGEDELVFAVMDPRRSLRGVVPEEFNGGYAYNPKLCMGLSTGIATELEKRLPDENARLEDLEPGNWGKGPRIVVLVDDYDVLTTAGQSPLAAFLPYIPSAVDIGLHFVLTRRVAGASRGMYEPLVQGLRESGASALLMTGDRSEGQLFPGVYASQQAPGRGVFVRRGQPNRLIQTVYAPR
- a CDS encoding DUF6177 family protein, translated to MTKDVIALTSKMPDPWAVLAGLLSGGSDKLVGARGEGAVIQLCDPEGRPLVSVEAPLLVSVEGEAERLLGTTAPPVPYWWTEARATTGVAEAEALAGTFAARLASLVGGSAWPPDAAGSLAVVRTDGVGVAPEPAAAQPAIDVLTERVAVVIQDRPVVAMTAWLSDAFRAAAEAGLGLQIVSPAGATLSPAVQDTLGGWPSRWIVRDERDGYYDGLTGAVLRWQDGMFAPVASPDATEDDPRTPVAATFQEVHDTGERQLALTFRMVHPADDRLVLGGGLETVWRELTGAPPAGWGTSEPATLPWSPRRLTDMAHERAPEPTWFVVVGNRDRPGIATVRITRTEAGVEEHVTLAFGYGSGSGEELPLDALPAAAEALATRHHLQSMLVQLRKARRDVAVPPRFEGPGVPLAFVLGAEEVRTLPGDRARRTPLAEQPVTLGPRTRPALYYPLPGDPSDLSGWQEYERLMRHLKGA